A genomic stretch from Penicillium digitatum chromosome 4, complete sequence includes:
- a CDS encoding Vacuolar protein sorting 55 superfamily, translated as MAAGLKTIIALSFVLAIGFLLVILSSALWHRYWPLLVVGIYVVAPLPNWICQRCANPDDFMDSSSNSAMDFGRFLTGFLVLTGIALPVVLAHSGAIEIPAMIMSIFGGLLIYGTIISFSMFFQEQEEF; from the exons ATGGCCGCTGGACTCAAGACCATCATTGCCCTCTCCTTT GTGCTCGCAATTGGCTTCCTCTTAGTAATCCTCTCTTCCGCGCTATGGCACAGATATTGGCCGCTGCTGGTGGTCGGCATCTACGTTGTTGCGCCGCTTCCCAACTGGATATGCCAACGATGCGCAAATCCAGATGACTTTATGGACAGCTCAAGCAACTCCGCGATGGACTTTGGACGATTCCTGACTGGATTTTTGGTCCTCACTGGCATTG CACTTCCTGTCGTCCTCGCCCACAGCGGCGCAATCGAGATCCCAGCAATGATCATGTCGATTTTCGGAGGCCTATTGATTTATGGCACCATTATCAGCTTCTCAATGTTCTTCCAGGAACAGGAGGAATTCTGA
- a CDS encoding Proteasome subunit alpha type has translation MFRNNYDNDAVTFSPQGRIFQVEYAQEAVKQGSVVVGLVNKTHAVLVGLKRNAEELSSYQKKIIEIDSHMAIAIAGLASDARVLSNFMKQQSLGSKMTYGRPIPVDRIVAQIGDRAQTNTQHYGKRPYGVGLLVAGVDEAGPHLFEFQPSGLTHEMVACAIGARSQMARTYLERNLDKFEDCSRDELIQHGLSALKETLSQDKELTVDNTSVGVVGVTNGKKENFKLYEGQDTAALLEVLEQRESAGAEGETMEVDS, from the exons ATGTTCAGAAACAATTACGACAACGATGCCGTCACCTT CTCTCCACAGGGTCGGATATTTCAAGTGGAATACGCACAGGAAGCAGTGAAGCAAGGATCCGTCGTTGTGGGATTGGTGAATAAGACACATGCCGTGCTGGTTGGACTCAAG CGCAATGCAGAAGAGCTCTCCTCGTACCAGAAGAAGATCATCGAGATCGACTCGCACATGGCGATCGCTATCGCCGGCCTCGCATCAGACGCTCGCGTCCTTTCAAACTTCATGAAGCAGCAGTCCCTCGGCTCGAAGATGACCTACGGCCGGCCCATCCCCGTGGACCGAATTGTTGCCCAGATCGGAGACCGCGCGCAGACCAACACCCAGCACTACGGGAAACGGCCGTACGGCGTGGGTTTGTTGGTTGCCGGTGTTGATGAGGCCGGCCCGCACCTGTTCGAGTTCCAACCCTCCGGTCTGACACACGAGATGGTTGCTTGCGCCATCGGTGCCCGTTCACAGATGGCACGCACGTATTTGGAGCGAAACCTCGATAAGTTCGAGGACTGCAGTCGTGACGAGCTGATTCAGCATGGATTGAGCGCGCTAAAGGAGACACTGTCTCAAGATAAGGAGCTTACGGTGGACAATACTTCTGTTGGTGTTGTCGGTGTTACTAATGGCAAGAAGGAGAACTTCAAGCTGTACGAGGGCCAGGATACGGCTGCGTTGCTTGAGGTGCTGGAGCAGCGTGAGTCTGCTGGTGCGGAGGGCGAGACCATGGAGGTTGATTCATAA
- a CDS encoding Cytokinin riboside 5'-monophosphate phosphoribohydrolase LOG — protein sequence MADLETKQAVVCVFCGSVPGNSPVHKEAARALAEEFHKHNVKLVYGGGTTGLMGEVARALVSLSGPKAVHGIIPRALVKVATVSGMREHTEGQASAKDGKMAERVVDSFDAVDANGIPESEYGLTTIVSDMHTRKRLMAEKVLEGGPGSGFVSLAGGFGTIEEVMEMTTWNQLGIHKVAVVLLNINGYWDGLLAWVRNAVKEGYISASNGEILAEAKEVSEVWPKLLAYQVSDGRMQLNWGEE from the exons ATGGCGGACTTGGAGACCAAACAAGCTGTTGTCTGTGTATT CTGCGGCTCCGTCCCAGGCAATAGCCCAGTCCATAAGGAAGCAGCCCGAGCTCTAGCCGAGGAATTCCACAAGCACAATGTGAAACTAGTCTACGGTGGCGGCACAACCGGGCTCATGGGTGAAGTCGCACGCGCGCTGGTCTCACTCTCAGGTCCAAAAGCCGTGCACGGCATCATTCCTCGCGCACTGGTCAAAGTCGCAACCGTCAGCGGCATGCGCGAGCACACGGAGGGCCAGGCCAGTGCCAAAGATGGCAAAATGGCCGAGCGTGTTGTCGACTCCTTTGATGCCGTTGATGCCAATGGCATCCCCGAGTCGGAGTACGGCCTTACGACCATTGTCTCCGATATGCATACGCGCAAGCGTCTGATGGCGGAGAAGGTCCTTGAGGGTGGGCCTGGGTCCGGGTTTGTCTCACTGGCTGGTGGATTTGGAACTATCGAGGAGGTTATGGAGATGACGACGTGGAATCAGCTGGGAATTCATAAGGTGGCCGTTgtgttgttgaatatcaatGGGTATTGGGATGGACTGCTGGCTTGGGTACGCAATGCTGTGAAGGAAGGGTATATTAGTGCTAGCAATGGGGAGATTCTTGCGGAGGCTAAGGAGGTTTCGGAGGTCTGGCCCAAGTTGCTGGCTTATCAGGTCAGTGATGGGCGGATGCAGTTGAACTGGGGAGAGGAGTGA
- a CDS encoding Transposable element tc3 transposase, putative, translated as MPVRSELTPALRERICELHSAVHWGYKRIHNRYPWISLSTIRYTIKKEHERRAGVTKPRSGRPKKLDATDK; from the exons ATGCCTGTTCGATCTGAGCTTACCCCGGCTCTTAGAGAGAGGATATGTGAGCTTCACTCGGCTGTTCACTGGGGTTATAAGCGCATTCACAACCGGTACCCAtggatttctctctctaCAATCCGGTATACAATTAAAAAAGAGCACGAACGGCGTGCTGGTGTTACGAAACCTCGCTCTGGTCGACCAAAGAAGCTTGATGCCACCGACAAA TGA
- a CDS encoding RNA polymerase II transcription mediator complex subunit (Med6), putative, producing the protein MASQDTSMEEILWRSPPHIQMMGGFLHSNNILFYFAESPFFDSTSNNASLAIQANYNDAFRHFVETREAFEARLKTMQGLEFIVSYDPLQAAAQTDNRFAHEPSNIWVIRKQNRRKRSGMDDEVTVISTYFIVGDCIYMAPSVASVVGNRILSAVTSLTQLMKSAATLPTFTASHGHTYLPPGVRSKEPAGTSQAPQSKEATPMPDVSFPATESSQSTSKSGLGGSTISSSYQHTRSLAESFSLLTRYGDEFMDESPLVGEPGSFILSRTGGEATGSAIKGVPKIAANAAPTGTPSTLPVRASTPQVRVDTPGKASEKSSPPSSAGDKGKKKKSRIIS; encoded by the exons ATGGCGAGCCAAGATACCTCaatggaggagatcctctGGCGGTCTCCCCCGCACATCCAGATGATGGGGGGATTCCTTCACTCCAACAACA TTCTGTTCTACTTTGCCGAATCACCTTTCTTTGATTCGACCTCCAACAACGCCTCCCTCGCCATCCAAGCCAACTACAACGATGCCTTCCGTCATTTCGTCGAGACGCGCGAAGCTTTCGAAGCCCGACTGAAAACAATGCAGGGTTTGGAGTTTATCGTTTCATATGACCCCCTCCAAGCAGCTGCGCAGACAGACAACCGCTTCGCCCACGAGCCGTCCAACATCTGGGTGATCCGCAAGCAAAACCGGCGGAAGAGGAGTGGTATGGACGACGAGGTGACCGTGATATCTACATACTTCATTGTCGGGGACTGCATCTACATGGCCCCTTCAGTTGCGAGTGTAGTGGGCAACCGAATT CTCTCAGCCGTGACATCCTTGACCCAGCTCATGAAATCCGCCGCAACATTACCAACATTTACCGCCTCCCACGGACACACTTACTTGCCACCTGGAGTCCGCAGCAAAGAACCAGCCGGAACCAGCCAAGCTCCCCAGAGCAAAGAAGCAACACCCATGCCAGACGTATCCTTTCCAGCCACTGAATCCTCCCAATCAACCAGTAAATCAGGCCTGGGTGGCTCAACCATAAGCTCCAGCTATCAACATACGCGCAGTCTAGCGGAATCATTCAGCCTACTCACGCGCTACGGCGACGAATTCATGGACGAGAGCCCCCTCGTCGGTGAACCCGGCTCATTCATCTTATCACGGACTGGCGGTGAGGCTACCGGCTCGGCTATTAAAGGTGTGCCGAAAATTGCTGCTAATGCGGCGCCAACTGGTACGCCTTCTACCCTGCCTGTTAGGGCATCGACGCCGCAGGTGCGTGTCGACACACCCGGTAAGGCTTCCGAGAAGAGTTCACCGCCTAGCTCTGCTGGTGATaaggggaagaagaagaagagccgGATTATTAGCTGA
- a CDS encoding Para-aminobenzoate synthase PabaA → MSPMLDDWDAPNIENTVPQLDPSSSSKSVLYVDAYDSFSYNVVAMLEETLGVKVTHYEAVILGPGPGDPNVPTDVGIMRDIWNLRDSELLPVFGICLGFQSLCLHNRVPIERLPYPIHGQIHKISTSSKDIFANLPEVEVTLYHSLYANAAASTSPDLEFLAWLSLRDRTKVQIPMAVRHLKKPFWGVQFHPESCKSEINACKTLLRNWWRMALGYNKIVGRGGYCSLPSTVISPLTTPSLFPDAAYEMLNWSKSTSKISAYRSLHRPGLTAEAIGEFFNKPGSPAVLFQSNGQHSIASVPSPGSWRFEYHVETQELRLLQLHGDYKEVKSHLTVAQLWDALRYLMEMKKVDSGNSQVPFWGGFLGYLSYELGLTCLPHADHAQASESLKPSSTEIPSFHSSFADPPDVSLLWCERSIVVDNTTGAVVIQSTRANDANWLGETLKQLQKFSDSGNDMSADQALDSILLKSKIQLPEEKEYKRQIESCKAELEAGESYELCLTSETLITLPVPEVESDRVMFPWKLFRRLKRYNPAAFSAFADLGDTKIASSSPECFLNWDRESTLEMKPMKGTVRKSPDMTMEKACEILGSTKEMAENLMIADLIRHDLYGICGSGGVHVEKLLEVADYGRVYSMITHIKGKIRPNHPGFAVRHMSQLNTPNMSVHGLATLQRCLPPGSMTGAPKERSCMHLRTIENRKRSIYSGVMGFLDLGGGGSFSVLIRSAFAFYGGQDYTENKQQTWRIGAGGAITTLSTAEGEWDEMLTKLRVVCNVFKPLSAEEEFAKTS, encoded by the exons ATGTCGCCAATGCTAGATGATTGGGATGCTCCAAACATTGAGAACACAGTGCCGCAACTTGATCCCAGCTCTTCGAGTAAGAGCGTTCTTTATGTCGATGCCTATGACTCATTCTCCTACAATGTCGTTGCTATGCTGGAGGAGACCCTGGGGGTCAAAGTCACC CATTACGAAGCAGTCATTCTTGGACCAGGACCAGGAGATCCCAACGTGCCGACTGATGTAGGTATCATGAGGGATATTTGGAACCTTCGCGACTCGGAGCTCCTTCCCGTTTTTGGTATCTGTCTGGGCTTCCAAAGCCTCTGCCTTCATAACCGTGTTCCTATCGAGCGACTTCCATACCCGATTCATGGCCAGATTCACAAGATTTCCACGTCATCGAAGGACATCTTTGCAAATCTACCCGAGGTAGAGGTGACGCTTTACCACTCACTCTATGCCAACGCCGCCGCTTCAACATCGCCCGATTTGGAATTTTTGGCTTGGTTGTCTCTAAGGGACCGCACAAAAGTACAGATACCCATGGCAGTTCGCCATCTCAAGAAGCCATTCTGGGGTGTTCAATTCCACCCGGAGTCCTGCAAATCAGAAATCAATGCATGCAAAACACTTCTCCGAAATTGGTGGAGGATGGCTCTTGGATACAACAAGATTGTTGGACGCGGGGGATATTGTTCCCTTCCCAGCACAGTCATCAGCCCCCTAACAACCCCCAGTCTCTTCCCCGATGCTGCTTATGAAATGCTCAACTGGAGCAAGTCGACTTCGAAAATTTCGGCTTACCGGTCCCTTCACCGGCCTGGCTTGACCGCAGAGGCTATAGGTGAGTTTTTCAACAAACCAGGCTCACCAGCAGTCCTTTTCCAATCCAATGGACAACACAGCATCGCTTCGGTGCCGAGTCCTGGCTCATGGCGGTTTGAATACCATGTCGAGACACAGGAACTTCGATTGCTCCAACTGCATGGCGACTACAAAGAGGTTAAGAGTCATCTTACCGTTGCTCAATTGTGGGATGCCTTGCGGTACTTgatggaaatgaagaaagTCGATTCAGGGAACTCTCAGGTGCCATTCTGGGGTGGCTTCCTGGGTTATCTTTCCTACGAACTTGGTCTCACTTGTCTTCCCCACGCAGACCATGCGCAGGCTTCTGAGTCACTAAAGCCCTCCAGTACCGAAATACCTTCATTTCATTCTTCCTTTGCAGATCCACCCGATGTCAGCCTTCTGTGGTGTGAAAGAAGTATCGTGGTTGACAATACTACTGGCGCCGTTGTTATTCAATCCACTCGCGCTAATGATGCGAATTGGCTCGGTGAGACACTAAAGCAGCTGCAGAAATTCTCGGACAGTGGCAACGACATGTCTGCGGACCAAGCCTTGGATTCAATTCTCCTGAAAAGCAAGATTCAGCTCCCCGAGGAAAAAGAGTACAAGCGGCAAATTGAGTCATGCAAAGCGGAGCTGGAGGCCGGTGAATCTTACGAACTATGTCTAACCTCTGAGACATTAATCACCTTGCCAGTTCCAGAAGTGGAGTCTGATCGCGTGATGTTCCCCTGGAAGCTGTTTAGACGACTCAAGAGATATAACCCAGCTGCATTCAGCGCTTTCGCGGATTTGGGAGATACGAAGATCGCCAGCAGCAGTCCAGAGTGTTTCCTCAACTGGGACCGTGAATCAACACTGGAGATGAAGCCAATGAAAGGCACGGTCCGAAAATCACCAGACATGACTATGGAGAAGGCCTGTGAGATTCTTGGCTCTACGAAAGAGATGGCCGAGAATCTGATGATAGCGGATTTGATCCGGCACGATCTGTACGGCATCTGCGGATCAGGTGGTGTCCATGTCGAGAAATTGCTCGAAGTCGCAGATTATGGCCGAGTTTACTCAATGATCACCCACATCAAGGGCAAGATCCGGCCCAACCACCCTGGTTTTGCTGTGCGACACATGTCTCAGCTGAATACTCCCAACATGTCCGTTCACGGTCTGGCAACCCTCCAGCGGTGTCTACCACCAGGTTCCATGACTGGTGCGCCCAAGGAACGCTCTTGCATGCATCTTCGGACGATTGAGAATCGCAAGCGTAGCATTTACTCCGGCGTGATGGGTTTCCTGGACCTTGGCGGAGGCGGAAGCTTCTCGGTTCTGATTCGCTCGGCATTCGCTTTTTATGGTGGTCAAGATTACACCGAGAATAAGCAGCAGACTTGGCGAATTGGCGCCGGCGGTGCCATTACCACACTCAGCACCGCGGAGGGCGAATGGGATGAGATGTTGACCAAACTGCGTGTAGTTTGCAACGTCTTCAAGCCGCTGAGTGCAGAGGAGGAATTTGCTAAAACCTCTTAA